Proteins from a genomic interval of Diospyros lotus cultivar Yz01 chromosome 6, ASM1463336v1, whole genome shotgun sequence:
- the LOC127803261 gene encoding uncharacterized protein LOC127803261 has protein sequence MALNESVTMLDASSTAKDVLLMMREHVHVLQLALRRKGAESSIQSYLGDYISFRKKVGKEISRSIRALKQAEKKIGLSAILFQDQHLSAVVKMLREVTSVSIRVLRSLTLFLSSPVLKTKIGGCSMISRVISIGFLPSEKEKKTLNEVASVDAAICSLHQQAKNNDLKFELQTVQRKLESMALCMDGVEVEMECIYKCLIKYRVSLLNVLN, from the coding sequence ATGGCTCTGAATGAGTCTGTCACAATGCTGGACGCTAGCAGCACTGCAAAGGATGTGCTGCTGATGATGAGGGAGCATGTTCATGTTCTTCAATTAGCTTTGAGGAGAAAAGGTGCAGAATCAAGCATCCAAAGCTACCTTGGTGATTATATCAGTTTCAGGAAGAAGGTGGGGAAGGAGATTTCCAGGTCCATTAGGGCATTGAAGCAAGCTGAAAAGAAGATTGGCCTTTCTGCTATCTTATTCCAAGATCAACACCTCTCAGCAGTAGTGAAAATGCTGAGAGAAGTAACCAGTGTCAGCATCCGTGTTTTGAGATCTCTCACGCTGTTCCTCTCTAGCCCGGTGTTGAAGACTAAGATCGGCGGGTGTTCGATGATTTCCCGGGTTATTTCCATAGGATTTCTTCCTTctgagaaggagaagaagactcTGAATGAAGTGGCCAGTGTTGATGCTGCAATTTGCAGCCTTCATCAGCAAGCCAAGAACAATGATCTTAAGTTTGAATTGCAGACGGTGCAGAGGAAGCTGGAGTCCATGGCTCTATGCATGGATGGGGTTGAAGTTGAAATGGAATGCATTTACAAGTGTCTAATTAAATACAGAGTCTCTCTGCTTAATGTCCTCAACTGA
- the LOC127804328 gene encoding uncharacterized protein LOC127804328, which yields MASSPKPKSRYPIRSISLPCRSHPSTVEIEEELSKFKKLEALSTPTAERISNNKLSGLEDLCKRVQDLLNLPLTQKAIFCHQKESCVDDLQDGFMSLLDICGSARDLISQIKEHGRDIQSSLRRRKGASSIQSGIAKYTCFRKKIKKDAKQLIAGLKKMVNRAGPLEQLDQHATLVIRALREVEVASISILHSRLLFLCAPTSKPKSTRQSLVSRLLQKRAVACENQLENRNELQSLDVALLALGKSDSGEGDRIEAAQNILKSLEISIETIDNGLECLFRALIKARASLLSIVSTAL from the coding sequence ATGGCAAGTTCCCCAAAACCCAAGAGTCGTTACCCCATCCGATCTATTAGTCTGCCTTGCAGATCACATCCTAGTACTGTTGAAATTGAGGAGGAGCTGAGCAAGTTCAAGAAATTGGAGGCATTAAGTACACCAACTGCagagagaatcagcaataaTAAACTCTCAGGACTTGAGGACCTGTGCAAGCGTGTGCAAGATCTTCTCAACTTGCCGTTGACCCAGAAAGCTATATTTTGCCATCAAAAGGAGAGTTGTGTGGATGACTTGCAGGATGGATTCATGAGCCTGTTGGATATTTGTGGCAGTGCAAGGGATCTCATCTCACAAATCAAGGAACATGGTAGAGATATTCAATCCTCCCTGAGAAGGAGAAAGGGTGCCTCCAGCATCCAAAGCGGCATCGCTAAATATACTTGCTTcagaaagaaaatcaagaaggATGCCAAGCAGTTGATTGCAGGCCTGAAGAAAATGGTCAACAGAGCTGGTCCCTTGGAGCAACTAGATCAACATGCCACCTTGGTTATTAGAGCACTAAGAGAGGTGGAGGTAGCGAGCATCTCTATCCTTCATTCACGTCTCCTGTTCTTGTGTGCCCCAACCTCAAAGCCAAAGTCAACAAGGCAATCACTAGTTTCAAGATTGCTGCAGAAAAGGGCAGTAGCGTGTGAGAACCAACTGGAGAACCGGAATGAGTTGCAAAGCTTAGATGTTGCGCTGCTTGCCTTGGGCAAAAGTGATTCAGGTGAAGGCGATAGAATCGAGGCGGCACAAAATATTCTCAAGTCTTTGGAGATTAGCATTGAAACCATTGACAATGGTCTGGAATGCTTGTTTAGGGCCTTGATTAAAGCAAGGGCCTCTCTTCTAAGCATAGTCTCCACTGCATTGTGA